From a single Fusobacterium pseudoperiodonticum genomic region:
- a CDS encoding GNAT family N-acetyltransferase: MDKIILVKPDLSYADEIIKYKEESLAESPIINGSAGLDRFSSIEIWLEELKKRSCEDTVPKGLVPSSTYLGIREKDNYIVGMIDIRHYLNEYLTEAGGHIGYGVRKTERNKGYAKQMLKLALEKCKELKIKRVLITCDEDNIASEKVILSANAKLEDIRNVDGENKKRFWIEL; the protein is encoded by the coding sequence ATGGATAAAATTATTTTAGTAAAACCTGACTTATCTTATGCAGATGAAATTATTAAATACAAGGAAGAATCCTTAGCAGAAAGTCCTATTATAAATGGTTCTGCCGGTTTAGATAGATTTTCTTCTATTGAAATTTGGCTTGAAGAATTAAAAAAGAGAAGTTGTGAAGACACTGTTCCTAAAGGACTTGTTCCTTCATCAACATATTTAGGAATAAGAGAAAAAGATAATTACATTGTAGGAATGATAGATATTAGACATTACTTAAATGAATATTTAACTGAGGCTGGTGGACATATTGGATATGGGGTTAGAAAAACTGAAAGAAATAAAGGTTATGCCAAACAGATGTTAAAACTTGCCTTAGAAAAATGTAAAGAGTTAAAAATAAAAAGAGTTCTTATCACTTGTGATGAAGATAATATTGCCAGTGAAAAAGTAATTCTATCAGCCAATGCCAAATTGGAAGATATTAGAAATGTCGATGGTGAGAATAAGAAAAGGTTTTGGATTGAATTATAA
- a CDS encoding flavin reductase family protein, whose amino-acid sequence MRKTFSKKAALLPLPVYIIGTYDENGKANAMNLAWGVQCGYHEVSLSIAKEHKTMKNILLKKEFTISLATKATKDIADYFGIESGNKVDKIEKSGVHVVKSENIDAPIIEEFPLTLECKVIEIQEELGDYRVIAEIINTLADESVLNEKGQIDVDKLELITFDSITNSYRVLGEKVGQAFKDGAKIK is encoded by the coding sequence ATGAGAAAAACTTTTAGTAAAAAAGCAGCATTACTACCTTTACCAGTATATATTATTGGAACTTATGATGAAAATGGAAAAGCTAATGCTATGAATTTAGCTTGGGGAGTACAATGTGGTTATCATGAAGTTTCATTGAGCATAGCAAAAGAACATAAGACAATGAAAAATATTTTATTAAAGAAAGAATTTACGATAAGTTTAGCAACTAAAGCTACAAAAGATATTGCAGATTATTTTGGAATAGAATCAGGAAATAAAGTGGATAAAATAGAAAAATCAGGTGTACATGTAGTAAAGAGTGAAAATATAGATGCTCCAATTATAGAGGAATTTCCATTGACTCTTGAATGTAAAGTTATAGAAATTCAAGAAGAATTAGGAGATTATAGAGTAATTGCTGAAATTATTAATACACTAGCAGATGAATCTGTACTAAATGAAAAAGGTCAAATAGATGTAGATAAGCTAGAACTTATAACTTTTGACTCAATTACAAATTCATATCGTGTACTTGGAGAAAAGGTTGGACAAGCTTTTAAAGATGGAGCTAAAATAAAATAA
- the rpsI gene encoding 30S ribosomal protein S9, protein MAEKITQFLGTGRRKTSVARVRLIPGGQGVEINGKGMDEYFGGRAILSRIVEQPLALTETLDKYAVKVNVVGGGNSGQAGAIRHGIARALVLADDSLKAALREAGFLTRDSRMVERKKYGKKKARRSPQFSKR, encoded by the coding sequence GTGGCAGAAAAAATAACTCAATTTTTAGGAACTGGAAGAAGAAAAACTTCAGTAGCAAGAGTAAGATTAATTCCTGGTGGACAAGGAGTAGAAATAAACGGTAAAGGTATGGACGAATATTTCGGTGGAAGAGCAATCCTTTCTAGAATTGTTGAACAACCTTTAGCTTTAACAGAAACTTTAGACAAATATGCAGTTAAAGTAAATGTAGTTGGTGGAGGTAACTCTGGACAAGCTGGAGCTATCAGACATGGTATTGCAAGAGCTTTAGTACTTGCTGATGATAGTTTAAAGGCTGCTTTAAGAGAAGCTGGATTCTTAACTAGAGACTCAAGAATGGTTGAAAGAAAGAAATACGGAAAGAAAAAAGCAAGAAGAAGCCCACAATTCTCAAAACGTTAA
- the rplM gene encoding 50S ribosomal protein L13, whose product MKKYTFMQRKEDVVREWHHYDAEGQILGRLAVEIAKKLMGKEKITFTPHIDGGDYVVVTNVEKLVVTGKKLNDKVYYNHSGFPGGIRARKLGEILAKKPEELLMLAVKRMLPKNKLGRQQLTRLRVFVGTEHSHTAQKPNKVEL is encoded by the coding sequence GTGAAAAAATATACTTTTATGCAAAGAAAAGAAGATGTTGTCAGAGAGTGGCACCATTATGATGCAGAAGGACAAATTTTAGGAAGATTAGCAGTTGAAATTGCTAAAAAATTAATGGGTAAAGAAAAAATAACATTTACACCACATATAGATGGTGGAGACTATGTTGTAGTTACTAATGTTGAAAAACTAGTTGTAACTGGTAAAAAATTAAATGACAAAGTTTACTACAATCACTCTGGATTCCCTGGAGGAATAAGAGCAAGAAAACTAGGAGAAATCTTAGCTAAAAAACCTGAAGAACTTTTAATGCTAGCTGTTAAGAGAATGCTTCCAAAAAACAAATTAGGAAGACAACAACTAACAAGACTTAGAGTATTTGTAGGAACAGAACATTCTCATACTGCACAAAAACCAAACAAGGTAGAATTATAA
- a CDS encoding toxin-antitoxin system YwqK family antitoxin, whose translation MKKGIILLALIFTACVNLDNIGGNSGGEVKEIKNTNISTSKNYERKNGSLYVDNVLANGKQEYKEKNGVIIKGNFKEGLADGLQERYYPSGKLYGKINIVNNKVEGTETTYYENGKTISELNYTQGKLISGKIYYENGDLLSQIEGKKMTIFYSSGKKLFTMDKTDLAVYHENGKEVFSNSDEGIRINGEPAKKSLLDMFSKENLVKTALYLLTSDTIQAEYKNGKPSIQLKGTTAVMYYPSGKILLELSPSIDGTVNSKIYYENGQLMQVEDRSKNGRSVKVYDKAGNLIAENIFNKDHEIKQIY comes from the coding sequence ATGAAAAAAGGAATTATATTATTAGCATTAATTTTTACTGCCTGTGTCAACCTAGATAATATTGGTGGCAACTCAGGAGGTGAAGTTAAGGAAATAAAAAACACAAACATAAGCACAAGTAAAAACTATGAAAGAAAAAATGGTAGTTTGTATGTAGACAATGTTCTTGCCAATGGAAAGCAAGAATATAAAGAAAAAAATGGTGTTATCATAAAAGGAAACTTTAAAGAAGGTTTAGCTGATGGACTTCAAGAAAGATACTATCCAAGTGGTAAACTATATGGAAAAATTAATATAGTTAATAATAAGGTTGAAGGTACTGAAACTACTTACTATGAAAATGGAAAAACTATTTCTGAGTTAAATTACACTCAAGGAAAATTAATTTCAGGAAAAATATATTATGAAAATGGAGATTTATTATCTCAAATTGAAGGTAAAAAAATGACTATTTTCTATTCAAGTGGAAAAAAATTATTCACTATGGATAAAACAGATTTAGCTGTATATCATGAAAATGGAAAAGAAGTTTTCTCTAATTCAGATGAAGGAATTAGAATAAATGGTGAACCTGCTAAAAAATCTCTTTTAGATATGTTCTCAAAAGAAAATTTAGTAAAAACTGCTCTTTATCTTTTAACTTCTGATACTATTCAAGCTGAATACAAGAATGGAAAACCCTCTATTCAATTAAAGGGTACAACTGCTGTTATGTACTATCCAAGTGGAAAAATTTTACTTGAACTTTCACCTAGCATAGATGGAACTGTAAATAGTAAGATATATTATGAAAATGGACAACTTATGCAAGTGGAAGATAGAAGTAAAAATGGTAGATCTGTAAAAGTTTACGATAAGGCTGGAAATCTTATAGCTGAAAATATTTTTAATAAAGACCATGAAATTAAACAAATATATTGA